The following proteins come from a genomic window of Lytechinus pictus isolate F3 Inbred chromosome 1, Lp3.0, whole genome shotgun sequence:
- the LOC129256518 gene encoding solute carrier organic anion transporter family member 4A1-like isoform X1 has product MDGTYTTNNDDRILLRPPSTVGTQTNFNDPQRAAELELGIDNPLAVETETTLQNGHVNEQNGGTSDGKARAMSNGNGHIADSDALPPKENDTDEDDNPQCGWFRWRPQCLQCCNNIVGYTLFLSIFVIAQGMTVNGLVYVVITTLERRFGFTSVRSGFISSSYDFSVMVIIIFVTYFGEKAHKPVWLGIGAFIFGIGSIIFTFPHFLSGEYEYQDADFEMCDTNRTSNDICTTIEVQDESLVNFYGVFILAQVFHGIGASPLYTLGVTYIDENVSSANSGLYIGVFKSMAILGPAIGYIVGGLFLGLYTELQAADELDISPSDPTWVGAWWLGFIVAALISFSIVIPFLGYSRSLPGGKAIFAQRVVETQKGTEFEAKSGWKSIMQFPKALWTLLKNPPFMFNNLSTAMETFILVAVGVFGPKFMESQFNMTAGEAAIIAGIIVTPSSFIGALFGGWVVKHFNLKYRGMMRFTLGVLLCSFAFQFVFLISCANVDFAGVTVNYGRDPTDITPEEGSNVTATCNGDCMCTNNFQPVCGEDDVMYYSPCHAGCTVKTYNEESISLYSDCDCIPHTNTTAGIAGKGTGGRCEQGCSSQLTFILLTFALITVTSMIAVPQLTATLRCVSQSQRTFALGVQSVIYRCLGSIPAPIIFGSLIDRTCLIWEDECDGSRNCWMYDNAELSRYTLIMLQCVKGVSIISIILALVTYRPAKESNEETDPPNTISQDVMPEIPRVEDDRLDEKRQSDLNHALYVKESLFMALGSSIYHPEIFEYGRRS; this is encoded by the exons ATGGATGGAACGTATACAACAAACAATGATGACAGGATACTGTTAAGGCCACCCTCTACGGTGGGTACTCAAACCAACTTCAATGACCCTCAGAGAGCAGCTGAACTAGAACTCGGAATTGACAACCCCCTCGCCGTCGAGACGGAGACGACGTTACAAAACGGTCACGTAAACGAACAAAATGGAGGAACATCAGACGGCAAGGCGAGGGCGATGTCGAATGGCAATGGTCATATTGCGGATTCGGATGCACTTCCACCCAAAGAAAACGATACCGATGAAGATGATAATCCACAATGTGGGTGGTTTAGGTGGAGACCTCAATGTTTACAG TGTTGTAATAACATCGTCGGCTACACCCTCTTCCTATCAATCTTCGTAATCGCTCAGGGTATGACGGTCAATGGTCTAGTCTATGTGGTCATCACCACACTCGAACGCCGTTTTGGATTCACCAGCGTCCGTAGTGGATTCATCTCCAGCAGCTATGACTTCTCAGTAATGGTTATCATCATTTTCGTTACGTACTTCGGCGAGAAGGCGCACAAGCCAGTCTGGTTGGGTATTGGGGCTTTCATATTTGGAATCGGTTCGATTATTTTTACGTTTCCACACTTTTTAAGCGGAGAGTACGAATACCAG GATGCCGATTTTGAGATGTGCGACACAAACCGAACGTCAAACGATATATGTACGACGATAGAAGTACAAGACGAGTCTCTAGTCAACTTTTACGGAGTATTCATCCTAGCTCAGGTATTCCATGGTATCGGTGCCTCACCTCTCTACACACTCGGTGTCACGTATATCGACGAGAATGTGTCGTCAGCAAACTCCGGGCTCTATATAG GTGTGTTTAAATCTATGGCCATTCTGGGACCAGCAATAGGGTACATTGTGGGAGGACTCTTCCTCGGTCTCTATACCGAACTACAGGCCGCAGATGA GCTTGACATCAGTCCTTCAGATCCTACATGGGTTGGTGCTTGGTGGCTTGGTTTTATAGTAGCAGCTCTAATATCGTTCTCTATCGTTATTCCATTCCTTGGATACAGTCGATCATTACCAG GTGGAAAGGCAATTTTTGCCCAGCGTGTGGTTGAAACACAGAAAGGAACAGAATTTGAAGCGAAGTCGGGATGGAAATCAATTATGCAATTCCCCAAAGCTTTGTGGACACTATTAAAAAATCCTCCCTTTATGTTCAACAATTTATCGACTGCCATGGAAACATTTATACTGGTCGCTGTGGGTGTATTCGGTCCGAAATTCATGGAATCACAGTTTAATATGACAGCTGGAGAGGCAGCTATAATAGCAG GCATCATCGTCACACCATCAAGTTTTATAGGTGCTTTGTTTGGTGGCTGGGTCGTCAAGCATTTTAATCTCAAGTATCGAGGCATGATGCGTTTCACTTTAGGTGTTCTTCTCTGTAGTTTTGCCTTCCAATTCGTCTTCCTAATCAGCTGCGCAAACGTAGACTTCGCTGGTGTAACGGTGAACTACGGACGAGA CCCCACAGACATAACACCAGAGGAAGGATCAAACGTTACAGCTACTTGTAATGGTGATTGTATGTGTACCAATAACTTCCAACCTGTGTGTGGTGAGGATGACGTCATGTACTACTCACCATGCCATGCTGGGTGCACAGTTAAGACATACAATGAAGAATCTATATCG CTTTATTCTGATTGTGACTGTATACCGCATACGAACACCACTGCAGGAATCGCAGGGAAAGGTACTGGTGGTCGCTGTGAACAGGGGTGCTCTTCTCAACTGACCTTCATCTTACTCACCTTTGCTCTAATTACTGTAACATCTATGATAGCCGTCCCACAGCTTACTGCCACTCTACG TTGTGTCTCGCAATCGCAGAGAACATTTGCCTTGGGAGTGCAGTCTGTTATATACAGGTGTTTAG GATCTATACCGGCACCAATTATCTTCGGTTCCCTCATTGACCGAACGTGCCTAATATGGGAGGATGAATGCGATGGCAGCCGGAACTGTTGGATGTATGATAATGCAGAGTTATCTCGATATACTCTCATCATGTTGCAATGTGTTAAAGGTGTGTCAATCATTTCCATCATCCTTGCTCTCGTCACCTACCGTCCAGCCAAGGAGAGCAATGAAGAGACTGATCCACCGAACACCATCAGTCAGGATGTCATGCCGGAAATACCCAGAGTCGAAGATGATCGACTGGATGAGAAG CGTCAATCTGATTTGAACCACGCCCTCTACGTTAAAGAATCGCTGTTTATGGCACTCGGTTCGAGTATATACCATCCGGAAATATTCGAGTATGGGAGGCGATCATGA
- the LOC129256518 gene encoding solute carrier organic anion transporter family member 4A1-like isoform X2, producing MDGTYTTNNDDRILLRPPSTVGTQTNFNDPQRAAELELGIDNPLAVETETTLQNGHVNEQNGGTSDGKARAMSNGNGHIADSDALPPKENDTDEDDNPQCGWFRWRPQCLQCCNNIVGYTLFLSIFVIAQGMTVNGLVYVVITTLERRFGFTSVRSGFISSSYDFSVMVIIIFVTYFGEKAHKPVWLGIGAFIFGIGSIIFTFPHFLSGEYEYQDADFEMCDTNRTSNDICTTIEVQDESLVNFYGVFILAQVFHGIGASPLYTLGVTYIDENVSSANSGLYIGVFKSMAILGPAIGYIVGGLFLGLYTELQAADELDISPSDPTWVGAWWLGFIVAALISFSIVIPFLGYSRSLPGGKAIFAQRVVETQKGTEFEAKSGWKSIMQFPKALWTLLKNPPFMFNNLSTAMETFILVAVGVFGPKFMESQFNMTAGEAAIIAGIIVTPSSFIGALFGGWVVKHFNLKYRGMMRFTLGVLLCSFAFQFVFLISCANVDFAGVTVNYGRDPTDITPEEGSNVTATCNGDCMCTNNFQPVCGEDDVMYYSPCHAGCTVKTYNEESISLYSDCDCIPHTNTTAGIAGKGTGGRCEQGCSSQLTFILLTFALITVTSMIAVPQLTATLRCVSQSQRTFALGVQSVIYRCLGSIPAPIIFGSLIDRTCLIWEDECDGSRNCWMYDNAELSRYTLIMLQCVKGVSIISIILALVTYRPAKESNEETDPPNTISQDVMPEIPRVEDDRLDEKV from the exons ATGGATGGAACGTATACAACAAACAATGATGACAGGATACTGTTAAGGCCACCCTCTACGGTGGGTACTCAAACCAACTTCAATGACCCTCAGAGAGCAGCTGAACTAGAACTCGGAATTGACAACCCCCTCGCCGTCGAGACGGAGACGACGTTACAAAACGGTCACGTAAACGAACAAAATGGAGGAACATCAGACGGCAAGGCGAGGGCGATGTCGAATGGCAATGGTCATATTGCGGATTCGGATGCACTTCCACCCAAAGAAAACGATACCGATGAAGATGATAATCCACAATGTGGGTGGTTTAGGTGGAGACCTCAATGTTTACAG TGTTGTAATAACATCGTCGGCTACACCCTCTTCCTATCAATCTTCGTAATCGCTCAGGGTATGACGGTCAATGGTCTAGTCTATGTGGTCATCACCACACTCGAACGCCGTTTTGGATTCACCAGCGTCCGTAGTGGATTCATCTCCAGCAGCTATGACTTCTCAGTAATGGTTATCATCATTTTCGTTACGTACTTCGGCGAGAAGGCGCACAAGCCAGTCTGGTTGGGTATTGGGGCTTTCATATTTGGAATCGGTTCGATTATTTTTACGTTTCCACACTTTTTAAGCGGAGAGTACGAATACCAG GATGCCGATTTTGAGATGTGCGACACAAACCGAACGTCAAACGATATATGTACGACGATAGAAGTACAAGACGAGTCTCTAGTCAACTTTTACGGAGTATTCATCCTAGCTCAGGTATTCCATGGTATCGGTGCCTCACCTCTCTACACACTCGGTGTCACGTATATCGACGAGAATGTGTCGTCAGCAAACTCCGGGCTCTATATAG GTGTGTTTAAATCTATGGCCATTCTGGGACCAGCAATAGGGTACATTGTGGGAGGACTCTTCCTCGGTCTCTATACCGAACTACAGGCCGCAGATGA GCTTGACATCAGTCCTTCAGATCCTACATGGGTTGGTGCTTGGTGGCTTGGTTTTATAGTAGCAGCTCTAATATCGTTCTCTATCGTTATTCCATTCCTTGGATACAGTCGATCATTACCAG GTGGAAAGGCAATTTTTGCCCAGCGTGTGGTTGAAACACAGAAAGGAACAGAATTTGAAGCGAAGTCGGGATGGAAATCAATTATGCAATTCCCCAAAGCTTTGTGGACACTATTAAAAAATCCTCCCTTTATGTTCAACAATTTATCGACTGCCATGGAAACATTTATACTGGTCGCTGTGGGTGTATTCGGTCCGAAATTCATGGAATCACAGTTTAATATGACAGCTGGAGAGGCAGCTATAATAGCAG GCATCATCGTCACACCATCAAGTTTTATAGGTGCTTTGTTTGGTGGCTGGGTCGTCAAGCATTTTAATCTCAAGTATCGAGGCATGATGCGTTTCACTTTAGGTGTTCTTCTCTGTAGTTTTGCCTTCCAATTCGTCTTCCTAATCAGCTGCGCAAACGTAGACTTCGCTGGTGTAACGGTGAACTACGGACGAGA CCCCACAGACATAACACCAGAGGAAGGATCAAACGTTACAGCTACTTGTAATGGTGATTGTATGTGTACCAATAACTTCCAACCTGTGTGTGGTGAGGATGACGTCATGTACTACTCACCATGCCATGCTGGGTGCACAGTTAAGACATACAATGAAGAATCTATATCG CTTTATTCTGATTGTGACTGTATACCGCATACGAACACCACTGCAGGAATCGCAGGGAAAGGTACTGGTGGTCGCTGTGAACAGGGGTGCTCTTCTCAACTGACCTTCATCTTACTCACCTTTGCTCTAATTACTGTAACATCTATGATAGCCGTCCCACAGCTTACTGCCACTCTACG TTGTGTCTCGCAATCGCAGAGAACATTTGCCTTGGGAGTGCAGTCTGTTATATACAGGTGTTTAG GATCTATACCGGCACCAATTATCTTCGGTTCCCTCATTGACCGAACGTGCCTAATATGGGAGGATGAATGCGATGGCAGCCGGAACTGTTGGATGTATGATAATGCAGAGTTATCTCGATATACTCTCATCATGTTGCAATGTGTTAAAGGTGTGTCAATCATTTCCATCATCCTTGCTCTCGTCACCTACCGTCCAGCCAAGGAGAGCAATGAAGAGACTGATCCACCGAACACCATCAGTCAGGATGTCATGCCGGAAATACCCAGAGTCGAAGATGATCGACTGGATGAGAAGGTATAA